Proteins from one Palaemon carinicauda isolate YSFRI2023 chromosome 26, ASM3689809v2, whole genome shotgun sequence genomic window:
- the LOC137619920 gene encoding uncharacterized protein, translated as MDSKPEAKDSETARSLLKSPVVPLPVYASTESENVEKFLVEFESAIATYSYTERDKLLLLKQQVSGRASILLENLEISKQTYTDAKKLLKEALASRSLQKFNVIKQLSEMKLEYGTDPFSYIGKITTVTETFSTWEIKVDDILQYFIWQGMNDSFKAQLINVTNHVRPSLEEIKENFFEASERYMDVTRKFNERRRQGGKSSTSLAVNVKYEDNETNRISTSDAASPRKRCTLCQENHATHKCIKYKEPEHKLRRLEELNGCKKCANIGHTTDKCKFKFFKKCYFCKGWHFSFLCDHQGEKSHDEKLQMNARGSKEVKAGNSKHRETSSDVMIITKALHTTDGASVLPTFTCEMLNGALVRGLKDCGCQTSFVTEKLASDNRLKVLEDNVSLTVNGFNSSKKYKSKIVELKCNFDKACVIHALCVPSIDINLSLPGISEVARAFAKKGFKLADKYLTDGSDKIKDIDLILGTNDAHCLLDFSVKFGNDHPSVYLGSAAGVMLMGNVKIMQQNLPYLSKDFSCSWCSEHSRSVADYEETCELNGNKSPVFDGIDECCKYIGFGSSMGEPSGLSLECEVEVQANFAILNEKGMIEESELRRATEEMLRSVFEKSIYEPDPEDGNLMSDCNANLISLPLITQEETRKEG; from the coding sequence ATGGATTCTAAGCCTGAGGCCAAGGATTCTGAGACCGCAAGAAGTCTCTTAAAGAGTCCTGTAGTTCCACTTCCGGTTTACGCTAGCACCGaaagtgaaaatgttgaaaaatttcttgTTGAGTTTGAATCGGCTATTGCCACATATTCGTACACTGAGAGAGATAAACTATTACTTCTCAAGCAACAGGTATCAGGCAGAGCTTCAATTTTACTCGAGAATCTTGAAATTTCAAAGCAGACCTATACTGATGCTAAGAAATTGCTTAAAGAAGCACTGGCTTCTCGTTCGCTTCAGAAATTCAATGTAATTAAGCAATTAAGTGAAATGAAGCTTGAGTATGGCACTGATCCTTTTTCCTATATTGGAAAAATTACAACTGTAACTGAAACTTTTTCTACATGGGAAatcaaagtagatgatattttgcaGTATTTCATCTGGCAAGGCATGAATGACTCCTTTAAAGCTCAGCTAATAAATGTGACTAATCATGTACGTCCATCACTTGAAGAGATAAAGGAAAATTTCTTTGAAGCATCTGAACGTTATATGGACGTCACAAGGAAGTTTAATGAAAGGAGGAGACAAGGAGGAAAATCTTCTACATCACTTGCAGTTAATGTTAAATATGAGGATAATGAAACTAACAGAATTAGTACTTCTGACGCCGCTTCTCCGAGGAAAAGGTGCACTCTTTGCCAGGAAAACCATGCAACACATaagtgtataaaatataaagaacctgAGCATAAGCTGAGACGCTTAGAAGAACTTAATGGTTGCAAGAAATGTGCTAACATTGGACATACCACTGACAAATGCAAGTTTAAATTctttaagaaatgctatttttgtaagggttggcatttttcatttttgtgtgaTCATCAAGGTGAAAAATCTCATGATGAAAAACTACAAATGAATGCGAGAGGTAGCAAGGAAGTAAAAGCAGGTAATTCAAAACACAGGGAAACCTCAAGTGATGTAATGATTATAACTAAGGCTTTGCATACCACTGATGGCGCCTCTGTTTTGCCAACTTTTacctgtgaaatgttgaatggagcCCTTGTTAGAGGTTTGAAGGACTGTGGCTGTCAGACCAGTTTTGTAACTGAAAAACTTGCAAGTGATAATAGGTTGAAAGTGTTAgaagataatgtctctttaacagtCAATGGTTTTAATTCAAGTAAGAAGTATAAATCCAAAATAGTTGAATTAAAGTGCAACTTTGATAAGGCATGTGTAATACATGCATTGTGTGTACCAAGCATAGATATAAACTTGTCATTGCCAGGAATTTCAGAAGTGgccagggcctttgccaaaaaaggcttcaaattagctgataaatatttgactgatggtagtgataaaataaaggatattgacTTGATACTCGGTACAAATGATGCCCATTGTTTATtagatttttcagtaaaatttgGCAATGATCACCCATCTGTTTATTTGGGATCAGCTGCAGGAGTTATGTTAATGGGTAATGTCAAGATTATGCAACAGAATCTACCTTATCTTTCAAAGGACTTTTCTTGTTCTTGGTGTTCGGAGCACTCCCGCTCGGTTGCCGATTATGAGGAAACATGTGAGTTAAATGGAAACAAATCCCCTGTATTTGATGGCATAGATGAATGCTGCAAGTATATTGGATTTGGAAGTTCTATGGGTGAGCCAAGTGGCTTAAGTTTGGAATGCGAGGTGGAGGTTCAAGCTAACTTCgctattttaaatgaaaaaggtaTGATTGAAGAATCAGAGCTGAGACGTGCAACTGAGGAGATGCTGCGGTCTGTGTTTGAGAAATCTATTTATGAACCAGACCCTGAAGATGGAAACTTGATGTCAGATTGTAATGCAAATTTGATAAGTTTACCCTTGATAACGCAAGAAGAAACGAGGAAGGAAGGCTAG